In the Chloroflexia bacterium SDU3-3 genome, one interval contains:
- a CDS encoding helix-turn-helix transcriptional regulator, which produces MAIFPANAYSENCPTRLMLDRIADKWTVLILGRLAGGKQRFGMLRRDVEGISPKVLTQKLRDLERDGLITRRVFATVPLRVEYALTPLGGTLVDLVDAIRIWSETNIGSVLEAQQRFDARPVEEEV; this is translated from the coding sequence ATGGCGATCTTTCCTGCGAATGCCTACAGCGAGAACTGCCCGACGCGTCTGATGCTTGATCGGATCGCCGACAAGTGGACGGTGCTGATATTGGGGCGGCTGGCTGGGGGCAAGCAGCGCTTTGGGATGCTGCGCCGCGATGTCGAGGGCATCTCGCCCAAGGTGCTGACCCAAAAGCTGCGCGACCTGGAGCGCGACGGCCTGATCACGCGGCGGGTCTTCGCCACGGTGCCGCTGCGGGTCGAGTACGCGCTCACCCCGCTGGGCGGCACGCTGGTCGATCTGGTCGATGCCATCCGCATCTGGTCGGAGACAAACATCGGGTCGGTGCTGGAGGCCCAGCAGCGCTTCGACGCGCGCCCGGTGGAGGAAGAGGTGTAG
- a CDS encoding MBL fold metallo-hydrolase, whose translation MTSELQHIQGRVFFIAGSNNLGVIATDSREALVIDTGIDKDTGRAIRKALDAQGLRLRAIINTHHHADHIGGNEYLLNAYPDAEVFAPRDEAALIEQPELEPIYLSLGAAPVAELRTKWLMAKPTAHVRRFEPAGTLDVAGVSLDVIPLEGHSIGQVGLALDGVCFAADSLFGGATLERHGVPFAHHIGQQLASLARLSDRPEDFFLPGHGGLTARADLAALIQQNRAAVERATSYVRMALRDPAPINMIASRVQRAYDKIFTTMPQYMIFLSAISAHLAHLAEQGAAHVVITGEGAIWGI comes from the coding sequence ATGACATCCGAGCTTCAGCACATCCAGGGACGGGTTTTTTTTATCGCGGGCAGCAATAATTTGGGGGTGATCGCCACCGATAGCCGCGAGGCGCTGGTTATTGATACGGGGATAGATAAGGACACTGGGCGGGCTATCCGCAAGGCGCTGGATGCCCAGGGCCTGCGGCTGCGCGCGATCATCAACACCCACCACCACGCCGACCATATCGGCGGCAACGAGTACCTGCTAAACGCCTACCCCGATGCCGAGGTTTTTGCGCCTCGGGACGAGGCCGCCCTGATCGAGCAGCCCGAGCTAGAGCCGATCTACCTGAGCCTGGGGGCCGCGCCGGTGGCCGAGCTGCGCACCAAGTGGCTGATGGCCAAGCCCACCGCCCATGTGCGCCGCTTCGAACCGGCGGGGACGCTGGATGTGGCGGGCGTATCGCTGGATGTGATCCCGCTTGAGGGCCATAGCATCGGCCAGGTCGGCCTGGCGCTGGATGGGGTCTGCTTCGCCGCCGACAGCTTGTTTGGCGGGGCCACCCTGGAGCGCCACGGCGTGCCCTTTGCTCACCATATCGGCCAGCAGCTGGCCAGCCTGGCGCGCCTGTCCGACCGCCCCGAGGACTTCTTCCTGCCAGGCCACGGCGGGCTGACCGCGCGTGCCGATCTGGCCGCCCTCATCCAGCAGAACCGCGCGGCGGTTGAGCGCGCCACATCCTATGTGCGCATGGCCCTGCGCGACCCAGCGCCGATCAACATGATCGCGAGCCGCGTGCAGCGCGCGTATGATAAAATCTTCACGACCATGCCGCAGTACATGATCTTTCTTTCCGCCATCAGTGCCCACCTCGCCCATCTGGCCGAGCAGGGTGCGGCCCATGTAGTGATCACAGGGGAGGGTGCGATCTGGGGCATCTAG
- a CDS encoding Stp1/IreP family PP2C-type Ser/Thr phosphatase, protein MKLRSNARTDVGKTRDHNEDTFGIGETDASDRYGDLLVVCDGMGGHAAGEVASRVAVDVILEAYYQSEGDNRAQALGQAFEAANSQVFRQGRGTMGTTGVAALFFHNTLHIANVGDSRAYLIRGEAIHQISRDHSFVSDQIAAGILTPEQARVSIHRNIITRALGHQKDVNVDLFEWPLEVGDVVLLCSDGLHGLLTDDELHAIITANTFEDAPALLVDVANGRGGTDNITVVLGRVDALDGDEALVDRSIGSITERITDRIVLPPDAPPAPPAPPARQRSLRPLIGLLASLLALVLAATVFFAAMNSAPIDHAPAATAPAATAPASTAPASTAQPTPALMFPAPTPIPLTPTRIP, encoded by the coding sequence ATGAAGCTACGAAGCAACGCTCGCACCGACGTCGGCAAGACGCGCGACCACAATGAGGACACCTTCGGCATCGGCGAGACCGACGCGAGCGACCGCTACGGCGATCTGCTGGTGGTGTGCGACGGCATGGGCGGGCACGCCGCAGGCGAGGTGGCCAGCCGGGTCGCCGTCGATGTTATCCTCGAAGCCTACTACCAGAGCGAGGGCGACAACCGCGCCCAGGCGCTCGGGCAGGCCTTCGAGGCCGCCAATAGCCAGGTCTTCCGCCAGGGCCGCGGCACCATGGGCACCACCGGCGTGGCCGCGCTGTTCTTCCACAACACGCTGCACATCGCCAATGTGGGCGATAGCCGCGCCTACCTCATCCGCGGCGAGGCCATCCATCAGATCAGCCGCGACCACTCCTTCGTCAGCGATCAGATCGCCGCAGGCATCCTCACCCCCGAGCAGGCCCGCGTCTCCATCCACCGCAATATCATCACCCGTGCGCTTGGCCACCAGAAAGATGTAAACGTCGATCTATTCGAGTGGCCGCTGGAGGTGGGCGACGTCGTGCTGCTCTGCTCGGATGGCCTCCACGGCCTGCTGACCGACGACGAGCTGCACGCGATCATCACCGCCAACACCTTCGAGGATGCGCCCGCGCTGCTGGTGGATGTGGCCAATGGTCGCGGCGGCACCGATAACATCACGGTGGTGCTGGGCCGCGTGGATGCGCTAGATGGCGATGAGGCGCTGGTCGACCGGTCGATCGGCAGCATCACCGAGCGGATCACCGACCGGATCGTGCTGCCGCCCGATGCCCCGCCTGCCCCACCTGCCCCACCTGCCCGCCAGCGCAGCCTCAGGCCGCTGATCGGGCTGCTGGCTAGCCTGCTGGCGCTGGTGCTGGCGGCTACGGTCTTTTTCGCGGCGATGAACAGCGCACCTATTGATCACGCGCCCGCCGCCACCGCGCCCGCCGCCACCGCGCCCGCATCCACCGCGCCCGCATCCACTGCCCAGCCAACGCCCGCGCTGATGTTCCCCGCACCAACCCCCATCCCGCTCACCCCGACGCGGATACCGTAG
- the mutL gene encoding DNA mismatch repair endonuclease MutL, which yields MPIQILEPTVAAQIAAGEVVERPASIVKELIENAIDAGARRVDIEVRGGGVRELKISDDGCGIPSGEIEIAFERHATSKLRVADDLWSIATLGFRGEALPSIASVSQLTCITRTQDEELGTELRIAGGELQARTPRGCSRGTTFIIRNLFYNVPVRREFLRSEATEASAISAIVTQYALAYPEVRFTMLIEGRLALRTNGTGDLRESLVDMYGLDVARQLLPVESEHGEGFDRVQVRGMVSPPGITRGSRGYLHVFVNRRAIQPRGQIAFVIEEAYHTMLMKGRHPIAVLDIQVHPGAVDVNIHPTKSEVKFRDSPRVMSVLGRSIRDALIGGGEVRPWADAGEPPQPEVAQRRFELRRFSPAEGGEPARQPEPLPEREIELFGEPAPFEREASGFRPTPAIARAPADGDAPQLRAESFLALDVEDTPAPGYAPPPRPPAAPRLPELRIIGQVGLTYIIAESPEGMYMIDQHAAHERVSYERLMRQRGQSDIEQQGLLMPQVVELPPQAQQVLLENRDELATWGFAVEDFGTALQVRAVPAGITVSDLPSALAEIADNLMGRGGSTPADWREAILTTLACHTSIRAGQSLSLAEMRELIVQLEQCEAPRTCPHGRPTMILMSIPQLERQFGRIK from the coding sequence ATGCCGATTCAGATTCTAGAGCCGACGGTCGCGGCCCAGATCGCCGCAGGCGAGGTGGTTGAGCGGCCTGCGTCGATTGTCAAAGAGCTGATCGAGAATGCGATCGACGCCGGGGCGCGGCGGGTCGATATCGAAGTGCGCGGCGGCGGCGTGCGCGAGCTGAAGATCAGCGACGACGGCTGCGGCATCCCATCCGGCGAGATCGAGATCGCCTTCGAGCGCCACGCCACATCCAAGCTGCGCGTGGCCGACGATCTGTGGTCGATCGCCACGTTGGGCTTTCGCGGCGAGGCGCTGCCGTCGATCGCCTCGGTCTCGCAGCTCACCTGCATCACGCGTACCCAGGATGAGGAGCTGGGCACCGAGCTGCGGATCGCCGGCGGCGAGCTGCAGGCCCGCACGCCGCGCGGCTGCTCGCGCGGCACCACCTTTATCATCCGCAACCTGTTCTACAACGTGCCGGTGCGCCGCGAGTTCCTGCGCTCCGAGGCCACCGAGGCCTCGGCCATATCGGCGATAGTGACACAGTACGCGCTGGCCTACCCCGAGGTGCGCTTCACCATGCTGATCGAGGGGCGGCTGGCGCTGCGCACCAACGGCACGGGCGACCTGCGCGAGAGCCTGGTAGACATGTACGGGCTGGATGTGGCGCGGCAGCTGCTGCCGGTGGAAAGCGAGCACGGCGAGGGCTTCGACCGCGTCCAGGTGCGCGGGATGGTCTCGCCGCCTGGCATCACACGCGGCTCGCGCGGCTACCTGCACGTGTTTGTGAACCGTCGCGCCATCCAGCCGCGCGGCCAGATCGCCTTCGTGATCGAGGAGGCCTACCACACCATGCTGATGAAGGGCCGCCACCCGATCGCGGTTCTGGACATCCAGGTGCACCCCGGCGCGGTGGATGTGAACATCCACCCCACCAAGAGCGAGGTGAAGTTCCGCGACTCGCCGCGCGTGATGAGCGTGCTGGGGCGGTCCATCCGCGACGCGCTGATCGGCGGGGGCGAGGTGCGGCCCTGGGCCGATGCGGGCGAGCCGCCCCAGCCCGAGGTGGCGCAGCGCCGCTTCGAGCTGCGCCGCTTCAGCCCCGCCGAGGGCGGCGAGCCAGCGCGGCAGCCCGAGCCGCTGCCCGAGCGCGAGATCGAGCTGTTCGGCGAGCCTGCGCCCTTCGAGCGCGAGGCCAGCGGCTTCCGGCCCACCCCGGCTATCGCCCGCGCCCCAGCCGATGGGGACGCGCCGCAGCTGCGCGCCGAGAGCTTCCTGGCGCTGGATGTGGAGGATACGCCCGCGCCCGGCTACGCGCCGCCGCCGCGCCCGCCCGCCGCGCCCAGGCTGCCCGAGCTGCGGATCATCGGCCAGGTCGGCCTCACCTACATCATCGCCGAATCGCCCGAGGGCATGTATATGATCGACCAGCACGCCGCCCACGAGCGGGTCTCGTACGAGCGGCTGATGCGGCAGCGCGGCCAGAGCGACATCGAGCAGCAGGGCCTGCTGATGCCGCAGGTGGTGGAGCTGCCCCCGCAGGCCCAGCAGGTGCTGCTGGAAAACCGCGACGAGCTGGCCACCTGGGGCTTCGCGGTCGAGGATTTTGGCACGGCCCTTCAGGTGCGCGCCGTGCCCGCTGGCATCACTGTGAGCGACCTGCCCAGCGCCCTGGCCGAGATCGCCGATAACCTGATGGGCCGGGGCGGCAGCACGCCCGCCGACTGGCGCGAGGCTATCCTGACCACGCTGGCCTGCCACACGTCCATCCGGGCTGGCCAGTCGCTCTCGCTGGCCGAGATGCGCGAGCTGATCGTACAGCTGGAGCAGTGCGAGGCCCCGCGCACCTGCCCGCACGGCAGGCCGACCATGATCCTGATGAGCATCCCGCAGCTTGAGCGGCAGTTTGGCCGGATCAAGTAG
- a CDS encoding DUF983 domain-containing protein — MHFMTTLPALLLDGLLCRCPQCHQGPIFARMFAAHHACPVCGLPFESASGEVTGGMGINIVVTLLLVLSAAAIGGFNQNIPLPLFFAVMGAVTFIFPILFYRPSRALWIGLLYLMGDHTEGD; from the coding sequence ATGCATTTCATGACAACACTACCAGCGCTGCTGCTTGACGGGCTGCTCTGCCGCTGCCCGCAGTGCCACCAGGGGCCGATCTTCGCCCGTATGTTCGCCGCCCACCACGCCTGCCCGGTCTGCGGGCTGCCCTTCGAGTCGGCCTCGGGCGAGGTGACGGGGGGTATGGGCATCAACATTGTGGTCACGCTGCTGCTGGTGCTCAGCGCCGCCGCCATCGGCGGCTTCAACCAGAACATCCCACTGCCGCTGTTCTTCGCGGTGATGGGCGCGGTCACCTTCATCTTTCCGATCCTGTTCTACCGGCCATCGCGGGCGCTGTGGATCGGGCTGCTCTACCTGATGGGCGACCACACCGAGGGCGACTAG
- a CDS encoding NarK/NasA family nitrate transporter, translating into MEIATTAPIARAKEGHLPTLIASFLHFDLCFMLWVLLGALGVFISQDLGLSPAQKGLMVAIPTLSGSLLRIPLGLLSDTYGGKRVGIIMLLVLFVPLGAGWMFGTSLPQLLAIGLLLGTAGASFSVALPLASRWYPAGRQGLVMGIAAAGNSGTVLANLFAPRIAPYTGWHGVLGLAMIPLALVLVAFALMAKDKPDGGRGLPLRTYLESLRSSDMWWFCLLYSVTFGGYVGLGTFLPTFFHDQYGVDAVQAGLYTALISFVGSGLRPVGGYVADRVGGVRLLTVLLVGIAAAYLAASSLPPLALMVGLLVVGVGCLGMGNGSVFQLVPQRFQAQIGVATGVVGAVGGVGGFMLPNLLGIAKQQGGSFGPAFVVLAVIAVAALVLLRVLVARSAGWRSAWQG; encoded by the coding sequence ATGGAGATCGCAACAACTGCGCCCATCGCCCGCGCCAAGGAAGGCCACCTGCCCACGCTGATCGCCTCGTTTCTGCACTTCGACCTGTGCTTCATGCTCTGGGTGCTGCTCGGCGCGCTCGGGGTGTTTATCTCGCAGGATCTTGGCCTCAGCCCCGCGCAGAAGGGCCTGATGGTTGCCATCCCCACGCTCAGCGGCTCGCTGCTGCGCATCCCGCTGGGCCTGCTGAGCGACACCTACGGCGGCAAGCGCGTGGGCATCATCATGCTGCTGGTGCTGTTTGTGCCGCTGGGGGCGGGCTGGATGTTTGGCACCTCGCTGCCGCAGCTGCTGGCCATCGGCCTGCTGCTGGGCACGGCGGGCGCGTCGTTCTCGGTGGCGCTGCCGCTGGCCAGCCGCTGGTACCCGGCGGGCCGCCAGGGCCTGGTGATGGGCATCGCCGCCGCAGGCAACAGCGGCACGGTGCTGGCCAACCTGTTCGCCCCGCGCATCGCGCCCTACACCGGCTGGCACGGCGTGCTGGGCCTGGCCATGATCCCGCTGGCCCTAGTGCTGGTGGCCTTCGCCCTGATGGCCAAGGACAAGCCCGACGGCGGGCGCGGCCTGCCGCTGCGCACCTACCTGGAGTCGCTGCGCTCCAGCGACATGTGGTGGTTCTGCCTGCTCTACAGCGTGACGTTTGGCGGCTACGTGGGCCTGGGCACCTTCCTGCCCACCTTCTTCCACGATCAGTACGGCGTCGATGCGGTGCAGGCCGGCCTCTACACCGCGCTGATCTCGTTTGTGGGCAGCGGCCTGCGCCCGGTGGGCGGCTACGTGGCCGACCGCGTGGGCGGCGTGCGGCTGCTCACCGTGCTGCTGGTGGGCATCGCGGCGGCCTACTTGGCCGCATCCAGCCTGCCGCCGCTGGCGCTGATGGTGGGCCTGCTGGTGGTGGGCGTCGGCTGCCTGGGCATGGGCAACGGCTCGGTGTTCCAGCTGGTGCCGCAGCGCTTCCAGGCCCAGATCGGCGTGGCCACCGGCGTGGTCGGCGCGGTCGGCGGTGTGGGCGGGTTCATGCTGCCCAACCTGCTGGGCATCGCCAAGCAGCAGGGCGGCTCGTTTGGCCCAGCCTTCGTGGTGCTGGCGGTGATCGCCGTGGCGGCGCTGGTGCTGCTGCGCGTGCTGGTGGCGCGCAGCGCAGGCTGGCGCAGCGCCTGGCAGGGTTAA
- a CDS encoding metallophosphoesterase translates to MLVEPYLPVLTRQTFVLPDLPAALDGLRIGHLSDAHIGARGAEQNLRWAIAQMRREQPELVAFTGDFIHEPPTVHLVSGLLRDLSAPLGVYAIPGNHDYWESVTALRVALGDCGIPLLMNEHRRITWRGGELWLVGTDDVWDGTPDLDAALAGVPADGFKLLLAHTPHDAPAAASRGVALQLSGHTHGGHMRLPLLGPFATPRYTDAYVGGRYQVGQLWLYVSRGLSGMGIRLGCRPEATIITLRRAG, encoded by the coding sequence ATGCTGGTCGAGCCATACCTGCCAGTGCTGACGCGCCAGACCTTTGTATTGCCCGATCTGCCCGCCGCGCTCGATGGTCTGCGCATCGGCCACCTCTCCGATGCGCACATCGGCGCGCGTGGTGCCGAGCAGAATCTGCGCTGGGCTATCGCGCAGATGCGGCGCGAGCAGCCCGAGCTGGTGGCCTTCACCGGCGACTTCATCCACGAGCCGCCCACGGTGCACCTGGTCTCCGGGCTGCTGCGCGACCTGAGCGCGCCGCTGGGCGTCTACGCCATCCCTGGCAACCACGACTACTGGGAGAGCGTGACGGCGCTGCGGGTGGCCCTAGGCGACTGCGGCATCCCGCTGCTGATGAACGAGCACCGCCGCATCACTTGGCGCGGCGGCGAGCTGTGGCTGGTGGGCACCGACGACGTGTGGGATGGCACGCCCGACCTGGATGCGGCGCTGGCTGGCGTGCCCGCCGATGGATTCAAGCTGCTGCTGGCCCACACCCCCCACGACGCCCCCGCCGCCGCCAGCCGCGGCGTCGCCCTGCAGCTCTCGGGCCACACCCACGGCGGCCATATGCGGCTGCCGCTGCTCGGCCCCTTCGCCACCCCGCGCTACACCGATGCCTATGTGGGCGGGCGCTATCAGGTCGGGCAGCTGTGGCTGTACGTCTCGCGCGGGCTGAGCGGCATGGGTATCCGCCTAGGCTGCCGCCCCGAGGCCACGATTATCACGCTGCGCCGCGCTGGCTAG
- a CDS encoding LytR family transcriptional regulator, protein MSENNSRDPKPAAYTDKTIPTTKAQPEPRPEPRPRPQARAARPAGSPRPAQRPQARAEQPDDAPRPHAQRPEPQPRPHAAPSARASVTSRPLPRAQVARRRRAADPRWAMARNIALGALALLVVLAIAAYSQVGAVASAVVVRDVRPAGFALGGGANILIVGTDERVGYPGEGVRGDTLIVAHYDTAGRWAGLLSIPRDTQVNLLDIGATKINIAYGQGYARAEELYGPGTTPQEGGMALAAQTVEQLLDLGKHNQRIDYMATINFDGFARIIDALGGVTIDVPYAIHDEEYPTEDFGVQTIDFQPGVQRMDGERALIYARTRHGSSDFERSARQQQVVRAMVDEAKAKGPVGLALAMPKLRESLRGAVATTLPFANPGQLLGLLWLASGLSSSDMAQVRLSPELDPSYQEIDYNLLWSQQGLDTAVTALLTKPTPANAQAENARVQVFNATDATGLATKVSFTLEDAGFAVTTPGNAPATSQARTVVYDMRGKPTTARAIARLLGASYIQGAPEGIESQADIVVVLGQDAVK, encoded by the coding sequence ATGAGCGAAAACAATAGCCGCGACCCCAAGCCAGCGGCCTACACCGATAAGACCATCCCCACGACCAAGGCCCAGCCCGAGCCACGGCCCGAGCCGCGCCCCAGGCCCCAGGCCCGCGCCGCCAGGCCGGCTGGCTCGCCACGCCCCGCCCAGCGCCCCCAGGCCCGCGCCGAGCAACCCGACGACGCGCCGCGCCCGCATGCCCAGCGCCCCGAGCCGCAGCCGCGCCCACATGCCGCGCCCAGCGCCAGGGCCAGCGTCACCTCGCGGCCCCTGCCCAGGGCCCAGGTGGCGCGCCGCCGGAGGGCAGCCGACCCGCGCTGGGCTATGGCGCGCAACATCGCCCTGGGCGCGCTGGCCCTGCTGGTGGTGCTCGCGATCGCGGCGTACAGCCAGGTGGGCGCTGTGGCCAGCGCGGTGGTGGTGCGCGATGTCCGCCCGGCGGGCTTCGCGCTGGGCGGCGGCGCCAACATCCTGATCGTCGGCACCGACGAGCGGGTCGGCTACCCCGGCGAGGGCGTGCGCGGCGACACGCTGATCGTGGCCCACTACGACACGGCGGGCCGCTGGGCCGGGCTGCTCTCCATCCCGCGCGACACTCAGGTGAACCTGCTCGACATTGGCGCGACCAAGATCAACATCGCCTATGGCCAGGGCTACGCCCGCGCCGAGGAGCTGTATGGCCCCGGCACCACGCCCCAGGAGGGCGGCATGGCGCTGGCCGCGCAGACCGTCGAGCAGCTGCTGGATCTGGGCAAGCACAACCAGCGCATCGACTATATGGCCACCATCAACTTCGATGGTTTCGCCCGCATCATCGATGCGCTGGGCGGCGTGACGATCGATGTGCCCTACGCCATCCACGACGAGGAGTACCCCACCGAGGATTTCGGCGTGCAGACCATCGACTTCCAGCCCGGTGTGCAGCGCATGGATGGCGAGCGCGCCCTGATCTACGCCCGCACCCGCCACGGCTCCAGCGACTTCGAGCGCAGCGCACGGCAGCAGCAGGTGGTGCGCGCCATGGTGGATGAGGCCAAGGCCAAGGGGCCGGTGGGGCTGGCGCTGGCCATGCCCAAGCTGCGCGAGAGCCTGCGCGGCGCGGTGGCCACCACGCTGCCCTTCGCCAACCCCGGCCAGCTGCTGGGCCTGCTCTGGCTCGCCAGCGGCCTCAGCTCCAGCGACATGGCCCAGGTGCGGCTCAGCCCCGAGCTCGACCCCAGCTACCAGGAGATCGACTACAACCTGCTCTGGAGCCAGCAGGGCCTTGACACGGCGGTGACGGCGCTGCTTACCAAGCCCACACCCGCCAACGCACAGGCCGAAAACGCCCGTGTGCAGGTCTTCAACGCCACCGATGCGACCGGGCTGGCCACCAAGGTCAGCTTCACGCTGGAGGATGCCGGGTTCGCCGTGACCACGCCGGGGAACGCGCCCGCCACCAGCCAGGCCCGCACCGTGGTCTACGACATGCGCGGCAAGCCCACCACCGCGCGGGCCATCGCCAGGCTGCTGGGGGCCAGCTACATCCAGGGCGCGCCCGAGGGCATCGAGAGCCAGGCCGATATCGTGGTGGTGCTGGGCCAGGATGCGGTAAAATAG
- a CDS encoding GlsB/YeaQ/YmgE family stress response membrane protein: MNFILWLLFGALVGWLASLVMRTDAQQGALLNIVVGIVGAFIGGIIFTIIPGSNVNINDGNFSLWSLIVSFIGAIVLLGIVNMFNRGRVR, encoded by the coding sequence ATTAACTTCATCCTGTGGCTGCTGTTCGGCGCTCTGGTCGGCTGGCTGGCGAGCCTGGTGATGCGCACCGATGCCCAGCAGGGCGCGCTGCTCAATATCGTGGTCGGTATTGTGGGCGCGTTTATCGGCGGTATCATCTTTACGATCATCCCTGGCTCGAATGTCAATATTAACGATGGGAACTTCAGCCTTTGGTCGCTGATCGTCTCGTTCATCGGCGCGATCGTGCTGCTGGGCATCGTGAATATGTTCAACCGTGGGCGCGTGCGCTAG
- a CDS encoding radical SAM protein yields the protein MSLAELEATLRGWGQPAFRAKQIWRQLYVNLLQNPQEMTDLPLALRERLAAELRFGSLELVRMQQADGGLTRKALFRLPDGPVLESVLMVYPDRATACVSTQAGCAMGCVFCATGRLGLLRNITPGEIVEQALWAAREARAVAAPAPSADGDDGGRWEAEDAPPGGPRRLSNLVFMGMGEPFANYDRWWKAVERLHDPQGLNMGARSLTVSTVGLVPGILRLAEAPLPINLAISLHAPDDELRSEMMPVNRRFPIARLLEATSEYIDKTHRRVSFEYVLLQGKNDSPEQAERLADRLRGMLCHVNLIPWNPVPGAPLSRSHSEQIRAFQRVLQDRGVACTVRMERGVAIAAACGQLAGSAAPSSQGEIPLVS from the coding sequence ATGAGCCTGGCCGAGCTTGAGGCCACACTGCGCGGCTGGGGCCAGCCCGCCTTCCGCGCCAAGCAGATCTGGCGGCAGCTCTACGTCAACCTCCTCCAGAACCCGCAGGAGATGACCGACCTGCCCCTGGCGCTGCGCGAGCGACTGGCCGCCGAGCTGCGCTTCGGCTCGCTAGAGCTGGTGCGCATGCAGCAGGCCGACGGCGGCCTGACCCGCAAGGCGCTGTTCCGCCTGCCCGACGGCCCGGTGCTGGAGAGCGTGCTGATGGTCTACCCCGACCGCGCCACCGCCTGCGTCTCGACCCAGGCAGGCTGCGCCATGGGCTGCGTGTTCTGCGCCACCGGGCGGCTGGGCCTGCTGCGCAACATCACCCCCGGCGAGATTGTGGAGCAGGCGCTGTGGGCCGCCCGCGAGGCCCGCGCCGTGGCCGCACCCGCGCCCAGCGCCGATGGCGACGACGGCGGGCGCTGGGAGGCCGAGGATGCGCCCCCCGGCGGGCCGCGCCGCCTGAGCAACCTGGTGTTCATGGGCATGGGCGAACCGTTCGCCAACTACGACCGCTGGTGGAAGGCCGTCGAGCGCCTGCACGACCCACAGGGCCTGAACATGGGCGCGCGTAGCCTCACCGTCTCTACCGTGGGGCTGGTGCCCGGCATCCTGCGCCTGGCCGAGGCGCCCCTGCCGATAAACCTGGCCATCTCGCTGCACGCGCCGGATGATGAGCTGCGCAGCGAGATGATGCCGGTCAACCGCCGCTTCCCGATCGCGCGGCTGCTGGAGGCCACCAGCGAGTACATCGACAAAACCCACCGCCGCGTGTCGTTCGAGTATGTGCTGCTGCAGGGCAAAAACGACTCGCCCGAGCAGGCCGAGCGCCTGGCCGACCGCCTGCGCGGCATGCTCTGCCACGTGAACCTCATCCCCTGGAACCCCGTGCCGGGCGCGCCGCTCAGCCGCTCGCACAGCGAGCAGATCCGCGCCTTCCAGCGCGTGCTGCAGGATCGCGGCGTGGCCTGCACCGTGCGCATGGAGCGCGGCGTGGCGATCGCGGCGGCCTGCGGCCAGCTGGCGGGCAGCGCCGCGCCCAGCAGCCAGGGCGAGATCCCGCTCGTATCATAG
- a CDS encoding SDR family oxidoreductase: MSTIAVTGATGQLGRLVISALKAKVPANEIVALVRTPAKAADLGVAAREADYSQPATLGAALAGVDKLLLISGSEVGQRIDQHRNVVEAAKQAGVKHIVYTSLLRADSSPMSLAVEHKATEEIIKASGIAYTLLRNGWYIENYASSIQSAPATGAVLGSTGEGKIAAAARADYAEAAAAVLASAGHEGKVYELAGDHAFTQAELASEIARQTGKPVVYKDLPVAEYAATLASFGLPEPVAQMIAQWDVDTANGALFDDGHQLSALIGRPTTPLAEAVATLLK; this comes from the coding sequence ATGTCCACTATCGCCGTCACCGGTGCCACCGGCCAGCTGGGCCGCCTCGTTATCAGCGCGCTGAAGGCCAAGGTGCCCGCCAACGAGATTGTCGCGCTGGTGCGCACCCCCGCCAAGGCCGCCGACCTGGGCGTGGCCGCGCGCGAGGCCGACTACAGCCAGCCCGCCACGCTCGGAGCCGCGCTGGCCGGGGTCGACAAGCTGCTGCTGATCTCGGGCAGCGAGGTGGGCCAGCGCATCGACCAGCACCGCAACGTGGTGGAGGCCGCCAAGCAGGCCGGGGTGAAGCACATCGTCTACACCAGCCTGCTGCGCGCCGATAGCTCGCCCATGAGCCTGGCGGTAGAGCACAAGGCCACCGAGGAGATCATCAAGGCCTCGGGCATCGCCTACACCCTCCTGCGCAACGGCTGGTACATCGAGAACTACGCGAGCAGCATCCAGAGCGCCCCGGCCACCGGCGCGGTGCTGGGCAGCACAGGCGAGGGCAAGATCGCCGCCGCCGCACGCGCCGACTACGCCGAGGCAGCGGCGGCGGTGCTGGCCAGCGCTGGCCACGAGGGCAAGGTCTACGAGCTTGCGGGCGACCATGCGTTCACCCAGGCCGAGCTAGCCAGCGAGATCGCCCGCCAGACCGGCAAGCCGGTAGTCTACAAGGATCTGCCGGTGGCCGAGTACGCCGCCACGCTGGCCAGCTTCGGCCTGCCCGAGCCGGTGGCCCAGATGATCGCCCAGTGGGATGTGGACACCGCCAACGGCGCGCTGTTCGACGACGGGCACCAGCTCTCCGCGCTGATCGGCCGCCCGACCACTCCGCTGGCCGAGGCCGTGGCCACACTGCTCAAGTAG